In a single window of the Rhopalosiphum padi isolate XX-2018 chromosome 1, ASM2088224v1, whole genome shotgun sequence genome:
- the LOC132917975 gene encoding mediator of RNA polymerase II transcription subunit 11, translating into MAAPMERIQALELIEKDIITCLQSAGQALLELSKEKSSLKQVENQSHQFLKSLGNVESKLTEQINYLTQVSTGQPYENSGYASQKVLQMAWHRLEHARSRVKELERSKNKYLQDQEQLKGNVSNLL; encoded by the coding sequence atggCTGCGCCAATGGAACGTATTCAAGCACTGGAATTAATCGAAAAGGACATAATAACATGTTTACAAAGCGCTGGTCAAGCACTATTAGAACTTAGTAAAGAAAAATCAAGTTTGAAACAAGTAGAGAACCAATCACACCAGTTCTTAAAAAGTTTAGGTAATGTCGAATCAAAGCTAActgaacaaataaattatttgactcAAGTATCTACTGGTCAACCATATGAAAACAGTGGGTATGCATCACAAAAAGTTCTCCAAATGGCTTGGCATCGTCTTGAACATGCAAGAAGCAGGGTGAAAGAATTGGAACGTTCTAAAAATAAGTATCTCCAGGATCAAGAACAATTAAAAGGAAATGTctcaaatctattataa